One region of Gymnogyps californianus isolate 813 chromosome 28, ASM1813914v2, whole genome shotgun sequence genomic DNA includes:
- the TUBG1 gene encoding tubulin gamma-1 chain isoform X1, with translation MPREIITLQLGQCGNQIGFEFWKQLCAEHGISPEGIVEEFATEGTDRKDVFFYQADDEHYIPRAVLLDLEPRVIHSILNSPYANLYNPENIYLSEHGGGAGNNWASGFSQGEKIHEDIFDIIDREADGSDSLEVSKPGNLDPGFVLCHSIAGGTGSGLGSYLLERLNDRYPKKLVETYSVFPNQDEMSDVVVQPYNSLLTLKRLTQNADCVVVLDNTALNRIATDRLHIQNPSFSQINQLVSTIMSASTTTLRYPGYMNNDLIGLIASLIPTPRLHFLMTGYTPLTTDQSVASVRKTTVLDVMRRLLQPKNVMVSTGRDRQTNHCYIAILNIIQGEVDPTQVHKSLQRIRERKLANFIPWGPASIQVALSRKSPYLPSAHRVSGLMMANHTNISSLFERTCRQYDKLRKREAFLEQFRKEDIFKDNFDELDNSREIVQQLIDEYHAATRPDYISWGTQEQ, from the exons ATGCCGCGGGAGATCATCACCCTGCAGCTGGGCCAGTGCGGCAACCAGA TCGGGTTCGAGTTCTGGAAGCAGCTCTGCGCCGAGCACGGCATCAGCCCCGAGGGCATCGTGGAGGAGTTCGCCACCGAGGGCACCGACCGCAAGGACGTCTTCTTCTACCAG GCAGACGATGAGCACTACATCCCGCGAGCTGTGCTGCTGGACCTGGAGCCCCGAGTTATCCACTCCATCCTGAACTCCCCTTACGCCAACCTCTACAACCCAGAAAACATCTACCTGTCTGAGCACGGAGGGGGAGCTGGGAACAACTGGGCCAGTGGCTTCTCACAG ggagaaaaaatcCACGAAGATATTTTTGACATAATAGACAGAGAGGCTGATGGGAGCGACAGTTTGGAAGTAAGTAAACCAGGGAATTTGGATCCG GGGTTTGTGCTTTGCCACTCCATTGCCGGTGGAACGGGCTCCGGGCTGGGCTCGTACCTCCTGGAGAGACTGAACGACAG GTACCCTAAGAAGTTGGTGGAGACCTACTCAGTTTTCCCAAACCAGGATGAGATGAGCGATGTTGTAGTCCAGCCGTACAACTCTCTGCTGACACTGAAGAGGCTGACTCAGAATGCTGACTGCGTG gtGGTTCTGGACAACACAGCCTTGAATCGGATCGCGACGGACCGGCTGCACATTCAGAACCCATCGTTCTCTCAGATCAACCAGCTG GTCTCCACCATCATGTCTGCCAGCACCACCACGCTCAGGTATCCCGGGTACATGAACAACGACCTCATCGGGCTGATTGCCTCGCTGATCCCCACCCCCCGGCTGCACTTCCTCATGACGGGGTACACACCGCTCACCACCGACCAGTCG GTGGCCAGCGTGAGGAAAACCACGGTCCTGGACGTGATGAGAAGATTGCTGCAGCCTAAAAATGTGATGGTGTCCACAGGGCGAGACAGGCAGACCAACCACTGCTACATCGCCATCCTCAACATCATCCAGGGGGAGGTGGATCCTACGCAG GTTCACAAGAGTCTGCAGCGGATCCGGGAGAGGAAGCTGGCCAACTTCATCCCCTGGGGTCCTGCCAGCATCCAGGTGGCTTTGTCCCGCAAGTCCCCCTACCTGCCTTCCGCACACCGTGTCAGCGGCCTCATGATGGCAAACCACACCAACATCTCCTCG ctgtttGAGCGGACGTGCCGGCAGTACGACAAGCTGCGCAAGCGGGAGGCCTTCCTGGAGCAGTTCCGCAAGGAGGACATCTTCAAGGACAACTTCGACGAGCTGGACAACTCCCGGGAGATCGTGCAGCAGCTGATC
- the RETREG3 gene encoding reticulophagy regulator 3, with amino-acid sequence MAAARPGGPGERQRRVQALSAALRGRLGPYEPLLSAAQAALVWERPGRSALWWAAAHGLFWFFALTSLRLLFLVAFTLIVVVCLDQWKNKIWPEIAVARPDELDNESWGYVHPRLLGVPELCHHLAEGWVTGTNFLSNLFIFKRQNPGKFCLLACGVFTFLAVLGRYIPGLLLSYLLLLFILLWPLAVYHRLGQRMYMKLEPALQRLDFSVRGYMISKQREKQLRRRSLNQEAVDDGSDSEEELAAFCPKLDDSVVAKELTISDSEHSDAEVSYTENGMFNLSRGQTPLTEGSEDLDGHSDPEESFARDLPDFPSINPEATGIDDEDDTSIGIPSLAYRPQVTEDLHLPYDQEESGALPSVQNLTNNIAGFVTRGMIQLALSGAPQPGSSRSDNPQRGAKTYLRTASSDLDTDAEGDDFELLDQSELNQLDPAGSRGQ; translated from the exons atggcggcggcgcggcccggcgggcCCGGCGAGCGGCAGCGGCGGGTGCAGGCGCTGAGCGCGGCGCTGCGGGGCCGCCTTGGGCCCTACGAGCCGCTGCTGAGCGCCGCGCAGGCCGCGCTGGTGTGGGAGCGGCCGGGACGCAGCGCGCTGTGGTGGGCGGCGGCGCACGGCCTCTTCTG GTTTTTTGCTCTGACTTCTCTTCGCTTGCTGTTCCTGGTTGCGTTTACCCTTATAGTAGTAGTTTGTCTAGATCAGTGGAAGAACAAAATCTGGCCTGAAATTGCAG TGGCAAGACCTGACGAATTAGACAATGAGAG CTGGGGATACGTTCACCCTCGGCTGCTCGGAGTGCCAGAACTCTGTCACCATTTGGCTGAAGGATGGGTGACTGGGACCAACTTCTTAAgtaatcttttcattttcaagaggCAAAACCCTGGAAAG TTTTGCCTTCTAGCGTGTGGAGTCTTTACTTTCCTGGCTGTCCTGGGCCGGTATATCCCTGGACTCTTGCTCTCATACTTGCTGT TGCTCTTCATCCTGCTGTGGCCCCTTGCTGTGTACCACAGACTGGGGCAGCGCATGTACATGAAGCtggagccagctctgcagcGGCTGGATTTCAGCGTTCGAGGCTACATGATATCAAAGCAGCGGGAGAAGCAAC TGCGTCGCCGATCCCTTAATCAGGAGGCTGTGGATGATGGGAGTGACAGCGAAGAGGAGCTTGCCGCATTCTGTCCCAAG CTGGATGACTCTGTGGTTGCCAAGGAACTAACCATCTCTGACTCGGAGCATTCGGATGCTGAGGTTTCCTACACTGAAAATGGGATGTTTAACCTTTCGAGGGGCCAGACTCCCCTGACAGAAGGATCAGAAG ACCTGGACGGTCACAGTGACCCAGAAGAATCTTTTGCCAGGGATCTCCCCGACTTCCCTTCCATAAACCCGGAAGCAACTGGCATAGATGACGAAGATGACACCAGCATTGGGATCCCAAGTCTGGCTTACCGCCCACAAGTGACAGAAGATCTGCATCTCCCTTATGACCAGGAAGAATCCGGCGCACTGCCATCTGTACAGAATCTAACTAACAACATAGCCGGATTTGTCACCAGAGGGATGATACAGCTTGCGCTGTCAGGAGCCCCTCAGCCAGGCTCCTCACGCAGCGACAATCCCCAGAGAGGTGCAAAGACTTATCTTAGAACGGCCAGCTCGGACTTGGACACTGATGCGGAAGGGGATGACTTTGAACTGCTGGATCAGTCCGAGCTGAACCAGCTGGATCCTGCTGGCTCACGGGGCCAGTAA
- the TUBG1 gene encoding tubulin gamma-1 chain isoform X2 — MPREIITLQLGQCGNQIGFEFWKQLCAEHGISPEGIVEEFATEGTDRKDVFFYQADDEHYIPRAVLLDLEPRVIHSILNSPYANLYNPENIYLSEHGGGAGNNWASGFSQGEKIHEDIFDIIDREADGSDSLEGFVLCHSIAGGTGSGLGSYLLERLNDRYPKKLVETYSVFPNQDEMSDVVVQPYNSLLTLKRLTQNADCVVVLDNTALNRIATDRLHIQNPSFSQINQLVSTIMSASTTTLRYPGYMNNDLIGLIASLIPTPRLHFLMTGYTPLTTDQSVASVRKTTVLDVMRRLLQPKNVMVSTGRDRQTNHCYIAILNIIQGEVDPTQVHKSLQRIRERKLANFIPWGPASIQVALSRKSPYLPSAHRVSGLMMANHTNISSLFERTCRQYDKLRKREAFLEQFRKEDIFKDNFDELDNSREIVQQLIDEYHAATRPDYISWGTQEQ; from the exons ATGCCGCGGGAGATCATCACCCTGCAGCTGGGCCAGTGCGGCAACCAGA TCGGGTTCGAGTTCTGGAAGCAGCTCTGCGCCGAGCACGGCATCAGCCCCGAGGGCATCGTGGAGGAGTTCGCCACCGAGGGCACCGACCGCAAGGACGTCTTCTTCTACCAG GCAGACGATGAGCACTACATCCCGCGAGCTGTGCTGCTGGACCTGGAGCCCCGAGTTATCCACTCCATCCTGAACTCCCCTTACGCCAACCTCTACAACCCAGAAAACATCTACCTGTCTGAGCACGGAGGGGGAGCTGGGAACAACTGGGCCAGTGGCTTCTCACAG ggagaaaaaatcCACGAAGATATTTTTGACATAATAGACAGAGAGGCTGATGGGAGCGACAGTTTGGAA GGGTTTGTGCTTTGCCACTCCATTGCCGGTGGAACGGGCTCCGGGCTGGGCTCGTACCTCCTGGAGAGACTGAACGACAG GTACCCTAAGAAGTTGGTGGAGACCTACTCAGTTTTCCCAAACCAGGATGAGATGAGCGATGTTGTAGTCCAGCCGTACAACTCTCTGCTGACACTGAAGAGGCTGACTCAGAATGCTGACTGCGTG gtGGTTCTGGACAACACAGCCTTGAATCGGATCGCGACGGACCGGCTGCACATTCAGAACCCATCGTTCTCTCAGATCAACCAGCTG GTCTCCACCATCATGTCTGCCAGCACCACCACGCTCAGGTATCCCGGGTACATGAACAACGACCTCATCGGGCTGATTGCCTCGCTGATCCCCACCCCCCGGCTGCACTTCCTCATGACGGGGTACACACCGCTCACCACCGACCAGTCG GTGGCCAGCGTGAGGAAAACCACGGTCCTGGACGTGATGAGAAGATTGCTGCAGCCTAAAAATGTGATGGTGTCCACAGGGCGAGACAGGCAGACCAACCACTGCTACATCGCCATCCTCAACATCATCCAGGGGGAGGTGGATCCTACGCAG GTTCACAAGAGTCTGCAGCGGATCCGGGAGAGGAAGCTGGCCAACTTCATCCCCTGGGGTCCTGCCAGCATCCAGGTGGCTTTGTCCCGCAAGTCCCCCTACCTGCCTTCCGCACACCGTGTCAGCGGCCTCATGATGGCAAACCACACCAACATCTCCTCG ctgtttGAGCGGACGTGCCGGCAGTACGACAAGCTGCGCAAGCGGGAGGCCTTCCTGGAGCAGTTCCGCAAGGAGGACATCTTCAAGGACAACTTCGACGAGCTGGACAACTCCCGGGAGATCGTGCAGCAGCTGATC